A genome region from Gossypium hirsutum isolate 1008001.06 chromosome A04, Gossypium_hirsutum_v2.1, whole genome shotgun sequence includes the following:
- the LOC107933323 gene encoding glycosyl hydrolase 5 family protein, with amino-acid sequence MEPIAGIQANNPSVIDVSLIQAFQAVVSSLGKNNVMVILDNHLSKPGWCCGYFDGDGFFGDPYFNPDIWVTGLTRMATLFNGVTNVVGMSLRNELRGPKQNVNDWYRYMQKGAEAVHAANPNVLIILSGLSFDKDLSFIKNRPLILTFSRKLVFEMHWYGFTDGQAWVTGNPNRVCGRVTNDMKRMSGFLVDKGYPLFVSEFGVDLRGTNVNDNRYLNCFLGTVAELDLDWALWTLVGSYYLREGVIGLNEYYGIMDWNWIDMRNSSFVERISALQSPFRGLGLSETELHKVIFHPLTGLCVLRKQSGSSLSLGPCTDSEAWNYSPQKTLELKGTQLCLQADEPGTMVKLGTICGGSNSRWETISDSKMHLSLKLGNVTSVCMDIDSNNNVVVAGCKCLNDDSQCDPKSQWFKLVNSTRSGNGGNSFVDFDSITDFGKKVFMESFGWLDIKTSLDRFKASLALLLQLKSTF; translated from the exons ATGGAACCCATTGCTGGAATCCAAGCTAATAACCCATCCGTCATTGATGTGTCACTGATACAAGCTTTCCAG GCAGTGGTGTCTAGCCTTGGGAAAAACAATGTAATGGTGATACTCGATAATCACCTGAGCAAACCCGGGTGGTGCTGCGGTTACTTTGACGGCGATGGTTTCTTCGGTGACCCGtattttaacccggatatatggGTCACGGGTCTGACCCGGATGGCCACCCTATTCAATGGTGTCACCAATGTGGTTGGTATGAGCTTGAGAAATGAACTTAGAGGTCCCAAACAAAACGTAAATGATTGGTAcag GTACATGCAAAAAGGAGCTGAAGCAGTGCACGCAGCCAACCCAAATGTGCTCATTATCCTTTCGGGACTAAGCTTCGATAAAGACTTATCGTTCATCAAAAACCGACCCCTGATTCTCACGTTTAGTCGAAAACTAGTGTTCGAAATGCATTGGTACGGGTTCACTGATGGCCAGGCATGGGTGACCGGCAACCCAAATCGGGTGTGTGGCAGAGTGACGAACGATATGAAGAGGATGTCAGGGTTTTTGGTCGATAAAGGTTATCCATTGTTTGTGAGCGAGTTTGGGGTGGACCTACGAGGGACCAATGTGAATGATAATAGGTACTTGAATTGCTTTTTGGGTACGGTGGCTGAACTGGACCTAGATTGGGCATTATGGACACTGGTTGGGAGCTATTATTTGAGGGAAGGGGTCATTGGGTTAAATGAATATTATGGGATAATGGATTGGAATTGGATTGATATGAGGAATTCAAGCTTTGTTGAGAGAATTTCAGCACTTCAATCTCCTTTTCGAG GACTAGGATTATCGGAAACCGAACTACACAAAGTGATCTTTCACCCTTTAACCGGGCTTTGTGTTTTAAGGAAACAATCGGGTAGCTCTTTGAGTTTGGGTCCATGTACTGACTCAGAGGCTTGGAATTACTCACCCCAAAAGACCTTGGAGTTGAAGGGAACTCAGTTGTGCTTACAAGCTGATGAACCGGGGACGATGGTGAAGCTCGGAACCATCTGCGGCGGCTCGAACTCAAGATGGGAAACAATATCAGATTCAAAGATGCACTTATCATTGAAGCTCGGAAATGTCACGTCAGTTTGCATGGACATAGATTCGAACAACAATGTTGTTGTAGCAGGTTGCAAATGCTTGAATGATGATAGTCAGTGCGACCCTAAAAGTCAGTGGTTCAAACTTGTGAATAGCACGAGGAGTGGAAACGGGGGGAACTCCTTTGTAGATTTTGATTCGATCACTGATTTCGGGAAAAAAGTTTTTATGGAATCTTTTGGTTGGTTGGATATAAAAACCAGTCTTGATCGATTCAAGGCTAGTTTAGCATTATTGTTACAGTTAAAAAGTACATTTTAA
- the LOC107933373 gene encoding cleavage and polyadenylation specificity factor subunit 6, translating to MAEEQIDFGDEEYGGVQKTQYQGSGTIPALADVEMIGEDDEYDDLYNDVNVGEGFLQLQRSEPPVQPGTGSIGLQAHKNEAPEPRGEAGGSQGPNISGISIQGKYPNVSAGYREADVQPAVNRPEIGSGNYPSGSASSQGGSVMETNFDTQVKNMGFQGLTSASSKVGTGPSVVPQKIANNPAQSLNSGTGGPQGASQVPPNQMGMNVNHPMMNENQVRPPIENGPTMLFVGELHWWTTDAELESVLSQYGRVKEIKFFDERASGKSKGYCQVEFYDSASAAACKEGMNGYMFNGRACVVAFASPQTLKQMGASYMNKDQGQPQVQPQGRRPNEGFGKGGNMNYQGGDAGRNYGRGGWGRGGQAGNRGGGGGPMRGRGGVGVKNMVGSSAGVGNGGYGAGAYGPGPGGPAFGGPAGGMMHPQGMMGAGFDPTYMGRGGGYGGFPGPGFPGMLPSFPAVNTMGLAGVAPHINPAFFGRGMAPNGLGMMGVAGMDGPHSGMWTDTNMGGWGGDEHDRRTRESSYGGEDGASEYGYGDANHEKGRSSGATREKDRASEREWSGNSERRHHDEKERESDRPEREHREHRYREEKDSYREHRHRGRDLDYDDDWDRGQSSSRSRNRSHATREEEHRSRSRDVDYGKKRRLPSE from the coding sequence ATGGCTGAAGAACAAATAGATTTTGGAGATGAGGAGTATGGAGGGGTACAAAAGACACAGTATCAAGGGAGTGGAACCATACCTGCCCTTGCAGATGTAGAGATGATTGGGGAGGATGACGAGTACGATGACCTTTACAATGATGTTAATGTTGGAGAAGGTTTTCTTCAATTGCAACGATCTGAGCCACCAGTGCAACCAGGCACGGGCAGTATTGGGCTTCAAGCTCATAAAAATGAGGCTCCTGAACCCAGAGGTGAAGCTGGGGGTTCACAAGGACCAAACATCTCAGGAATTTCAATTCAAGGGAAGTACCCCAATGTTAGTGCCGGTTATCGTGAAGCAGATGTGCAACCTGCTGTTAACAGACCAGAAATAGGATCTGGAAATTATCCATCTGGGTCTGCCAGTTCACAAGGGGGCAGTGTTATGGAGACAAATTTTGATACCCAAGTAAAAAATATGGGTTTTCAGGGATTAACTTCAGCATCCTCTAAGGTTGGGACTGGTCCTTCTGTTGTGCCTCAAAAGATTGCTAACAACCCTGCTCAATCCCTAAATTCAGGTACTGGTGGTCCTCAAGGAGCTTCACAGGTTCCGCCTAATCAAATGGGTATGAATGTAAATCATCCTATGATGAATGAAAATCAGGTTCGGCCACCTATAGAGAATGGTCCAACAATGCTGTTTGTTGGTGAGTTACATTGGTGGACAACTGATGCAGAGCTTGAGAGCGTTTTATCTCAATATGGAAGGGTGAAGGAGATTAAGTTCTTTGATGAGAGAGCTAGTGGCAAATCCAAAGGGTATTGTCAAGTTGAGTTCTATGATTCAGCATCTGCAGCTGCATGTAAAGAGGGAATGAATGGTTATATGTTCAATGGTCGAGCTTGCGTTGTGGCTTTTGCTTCACCACAAACATTGAAGCAGATGGGAGCGTCTTATATGAACAAAGACCAAGGCCAGCCTCAAGTACAGCCTCAAGGAAGGAGGCCAAATGAAGGTTTTGGGAAAGGTGGTAATATGAATTACCAAGGTGGGGATGCAGGTAGGAACTATGGAAGGGGTGGCTGGGGACGGGGAGGTCAAGCTGGCAACCGAGGTGGGGGTGGAGGACCAATGAGAGGAAGGGGAGGTGTAGGTGTAAAGAACATGGTTGGGAGCTCAGCTGGAGTTGGAAATGGTGGTTATGGTGCTGGGGCCTATGGACCAGGACCGGGAGGCCCTGCATTTGGTGGTCCTGCTGGTGGCATGATGCATCCACAGGGTATGATGGGTGCTGGGTTTGATCCAACATATATGGGTCGAGGAGGTGGTTATGGAGGTTTTCCAGGACCTGGTTTTCCAGGCATGCTTCCATCATTTCCAGCTGTTAATACAATGGGACTAGCTGGCGTTGCTCCTCATATCAATCCTGCTTTCTTTGGTCGTGGAATGGCACCTAATGGGTTGGGAATGATGGGTGTAGCTGGAATGGATGGGCCTCATTCTGGGATGTGGACTGACACAAACATGGGTGGGTGGGGAGGAGATGAGCATGATCGCAGGACTAGAGAGTCTAGTTATGGTGGTGAAGATGGTGCTTCAGAGTATGGGTATGGGGATGCGAATCATGAAAAAGGAAGGTCTAGCGGTGCCACTCGGGAAAAAGATCGGGCTTCTGAGCGTGAGTGGTCAGGCAACTCTGAGAGGAGGCATCATGATGAGAAGGAACGGGAATCGGACAGGCCTGAGAGGGAGCACAGGGAACACCGTTACAGGGAAGAGAAAGACAGCTATAGAGAGCATCGACATCGTGGACGTGACCTGGATTATGATGATGACTGGGATAGGGGACAGTCTTCTTCAAGATCTCGGAACAGGTCCCATGCAACACGAGAAGAAGAGCACAGGTCTCGATCAAGGGATGTGGACTATGGGAAGAAGAGACGCCTACCATCAGAGTGA